A DNA window from Halostella litorea contains the following coding sequences:
- a CDS encoding bifunctional metallophosphatase/5'-nucleotidase: MSDSGANDENGRTEDVDDSGRSPSIDRRKFIATTAAVGVAGVAGCNSSDGDEEETTEPSGDDTDDSTETEMTEEETTSEPSVSGEVTIVHDTHVHGSYGDLEGQVNVATYFQLMNQIADGAENSIKVGSGDDLASSVLSAQFDGKHITDAFNAGGLAFDTFGNHDFDMGPDVTRDRIADSEFQWVSANVRDTEAGDVFGAEQGASRYELVELGGVTVGLTGIINVAAPTITSMGETTEVPGLDDPVSETVSDMQDDGADLVVVMSHVAAENARELAENVDGIDAIVGDHAATFSEEAEVVNDTVLSFVGDEYEYVGELTLTVEDGERTDHSLTAHETASAVESGDVEPHPEVQEVAQGYEEQLSEQLDTVIGETTVPLDARESVVREEEANIGNYITDALRARGDTDVAIQNGGGIRTDTRYPEGDVTKRLVYSLLPFGNNLVTVEVSGETLLEVLELGSMSGGGFLQISGMSYTYDPEADQGDRIVEAQVGGEALDPEATYTMATNNFTATGGDGYTMLQDATRIIDANEGELLSVIVANSVEAEGTISPEVEGRITTE, from the coding sequence ATGTCAGATAGTGGTGCGAACGACGAAAACGGGCGGACCGAGGACGTCGACGACTCCGGGAGGTCGCCCAGTATCGACCGGCGGAAGTTCATCGCGACCACCGCGGCGGTGGGCGTCGCCGGGGTCGCGGGCTGTAACTCGTCGGACGGCGACGAAGAGGAGACGACTGAGCCGAGCGGCGACGACACCGACGACTCCACCGAGACGGAGATGACCGAGGAGGAGACGACGTCGGAGCCCTCCGTCTCCGGCGAGGTGACCATCGTTCACGACACGCACGTCCACGGGAGCTACGGCGACCTGGAGGGCCAGGTCAACGTGGCGACGTACTTCCAGCTCATGAATCAGATCGCCGACGGCGCGGAAAACTCCATCAAAGTTGGAAGCGGCGACGACCTGGCCTCGTCCGTCCTGTCGGCCCAGTTCGACGGGAAGCACATCACCGACGCGTTCAACGCGGGCGGCCTGGCGTTCGACACGTTCGGGAACCACGACTTCGACATGGGGCCTGACGTCACGCGCGACCGCATCGCGGACAGCGAGTTCCAGTGGGTCAGCGCGAACGTCCGGGACACGGAGGCGGGCGATGTGTTCGGCGCGGAGCAGGGCGCGAGCCGGTACGAACTCGTCGAACTCGGCGGCGTGACCGTCGGGCTCACGGGGATCATCAACGTCGCGGCCCCGACGATCACGTCGATGGGCGAGACCACCGAGGTTCCGGGCCTCGACGACCCGGTGTCGGAGACGGTGAGCGACATGCAGGACGACGGGGCCGACCTCGTCGTCGTCATGTCCCACGTGGCCGCCGAGAACGCGCGGGAACTGGCGGAGAACGTCGACGGGATCGACGCCATCGTCGGCGACCACGCAGCGACGTTCTCCGAGGAGGCCGAGGTCGTCAACGACACGGTGCTTTCGTTCGTCGGCGACGAGTACGAGTACGTCGGCGAACTCACCCTCACCGTCGAGGACGGCGAGCGGACCGACCACAGCCTGACGGCACACGAGACCGCCTCAGCGGTCGAGAGCGGCGACGTCGAACCGCACCCGGAGGTCCAGGAGGTCGCACAGGGGTACGAGGAACAGCTCAGCGAGCAGTTGGACACCGTGATCGGGGAGACGACCGTCCCGCTCGACGCGCGGGAGTCGGTCGTCCGCGAGGAGGAGGCCAACATCGGGAACTACATCACCGACGCGCTCCGCGCCCGCGGCGACACGGACGTCGCGATCCAGAACGGCGGCGGCATCCGGACCGACACGCGGTACCCCGAGGGCGACGTCACGAAGCGGCTGGTGTACAGCCTCCTCCCGTTCGGGAACAACCTCGTCACCGTCGAGGTGTCGGGCGAGACGCTGCTGGAGGTCCTCGAACTGGGCTCGATGAGCGGCGGCGGGTTCCTCCAGATCAGCGGGATGAGCTACACGTACGACCCCGAGGCGGACCAGGGCGACCGCATCGTCGAGGCGCAGGTCGGCGGCGAAGCGCTCGACCCCGAGGCGACCTACACCATGGCGACGAACAACTTCACCGCGACGGGCGGCGACGGGTACACCATGCTGCAGGACGCGACCCGGATCATCGACGCCAACGAGGGTGAACTGCTGTCGGTCATCGTCGCGAACTCGGTCGAGGCCGAGGGGACCATCTCGCCCGAGGTCGAGGGCCGTATCACGACGGAGTAG
- a CDS encoding DUF7405 family protein, with protein sequence MTNGNGDLTRREAIRIAVAVGGSAGLSACLGLEDRSEGPTEADRTTGRPTDAEPDPEPPARQHAWHEFSPTDEHGNPVLARHHVLLLADYAGDGPVDDADRTRAADAFRELERAYGWGSDGLLFTVGYSPAYFDRYDASLHESVDLPPPEALAPFEDPALDTPDVLIHLASDQGSTVIEAEQALFGESVTANGTEMGETVDGLLERVDRRTGFIGAGLPAAHDDADGVPEGAVPEDAPLFMGFKSGFAKNQATEDAVTISDGPFAGGTTQHLSLIRTELDQWYTQDSREQRVAKMFSPTHAAEDLVEGVGENLGDSSLVEETGIADRVEDDAFEQGVVGHTQKTARARDGDGNPRILRRDFATVDGGRTGVHFLSLQASIADFVETREAMNGEDVANVGGVGTRNNNGILQYITTTRRGNYLVPPRAKRAFPEPR encoded by the coding sequence ATGACGAACGGCAACGGGGACCTGACCCGGCGGGAGGCGATCCGGATCGCCGTCGCCGTCGGCGGGTCGGCGGGGCTCTCCGCGTGTCTCGGCCTCGAAGACCGGTCCGAAGGCCCGACCGAGGCCGACCGAACCACCGGCCGGCCGACGGACGCCGAACCGGACCCCGAGCCGCCGGCCCGACAGCACGCCTGGCACGAGTTCTCGCCGACCGACGAGCACGGCAACCCGGTGCTGGCCCGCCACCACGTGTTGCTGCTGGCCGACTACGCGGGCGACGGGCCGGTCGACGACGCCGACCGGACGCGGGCGGCGGACGCGTTCCGCGAACTGGAGCGGGCGTACGGCTGGGGGTCGGACGGACTCCTGTTCACCGTCGGCTACTCCCCGGCGTACTTCGACCGGTACGACGCGTCGCTGCACGAGTCGGTGGACCTGCCGCCGCCGGAGGCGCTGGCACCGTTCGAGGACCCGGCGCTCGACACGCCGGACGTCCTCATCCACCTGGCGAGCGATCAGGGTTCGACTGTGATCGAGGCCGAGCAGGCGCTGTTCGGCGAGTCCGTGACGGCGAACGGGACCGAGATGGGCGAAACCGTCGACGGACTGCTCGAACGGGTCGACCGGCGGACGGGGTTCATCGGTGCGGGACTGCCGGCGGCACACGACGACGCCGACGGCGTCCCCGAGGGCGCGGTCCCGGAGGACGCGCCGCTGTTCATGGGGTTCAAATCCGGCTTCGCGAAGAACCAGGCGACGGAGGACGCCGTCACGATATCCGACGGCCCGTTCGCCGGCGGGACGACCCAGCACCTCTCGCTGATTCGCACCGAACTGGACCAGTGGTACACCCAGGACTCCCGGGAGCAACGCGTCGCGAAGATGTTCTCCCCGACGCACGCGGCGGAGGACCTGGTGGAGGGCGTCGGCGAGAACCTCGGCGACTCGTCGCTGGTCGAGGAGACCGGCATCGCCGACCGGGTCGAGGACGACGCGTTCGAGCAGGGTGTCGTCGGGCACACGCAGAAGACGGCGCGGGCCCGGGACGGGGACGGCAACCCGCGGATCCTCCGCCGGGACTTCGCGACGGTCGACGGCGGGCGGACCGGCGTCCACTTCCTCAGCCTCCAGGCGTCCATCGCGGACTTCGTGGAGACGCGGGAGGCGATGAACGGCGAGGACGTCGCGAACGTCGGGGGCGTCGGCACGAGGAACAACAACGGGATCCTGCAGTACATCACGACGACGCGCCGGGGCAACTACCTGGTTCCGCCCCGCGCGAAGCGGGCGTTCCCCGAACCCCGGTGA
- a CDS encoding iron transporter, whose translation MRKESTRRSFLAAGGVALATAIAGCASEDDADPGTNRTTEPTSSTATSTRTTTETTEEAPGRDLPNVARDDRVVYVPAHRDGMRMAGTADAGPYRVMMSYTLLHDFWVLTGQEVSYVRIENGRGMHLMASVWDPEYGQVIPLGSPPVEVRDAASGDVVTEKSLWPMLSQQMGPHFGDNVAFPGEGEYAVRLTLDPVSARQLGDYSGRFTESVTAEFDLPFRYDIMNNIREQFLEESGQQGALEPMETMGRPTGALPEPAALPGRHGGVVRSGDATFAVQVLEPSPAGVDSAAPYLAVSARTPYNRYPLPFMGLRATVTDGSETRFRDTLPAGIHPELGYHYGAAVPDIAMGDDVTLEVGAPPQVARHRGYQTAFMEFEAMTLTLGDGK comes from the coding sequence ATGCGCAAGGAGTCCACGCGCCGGTCGTTTCTCGCCGCGGGCGGGGTCGCGCTCGCGACGGCCATCGCCGGCTGTGCGTCGGAGGACGACGCCGACCCCGGGACGAACCGGACGACCGAACCCACGTCGTCGACGGCGACGAGCACCCGCACGACGACGGAGACGACCGAGGAGGCGCCGGGGCGTGACCTCCCGAACGTCGCGCGGGACGACCGGGTCGTGTACGTGCCGGCCCACCGGGACGGGATGCGGATGGCCGGCACGGCCGACGCCGGGCCGTACAGGGTGATGATGTCCTACACCCTGCTCCACGACTTCTGGGTGTTGACGGGCCAGGAGGTGAGCTACGTCCGCATCGAGAACGGCCGGGGGATGCATCTCATGGCGAGCGTCTGGGACCCGGAGTACGGGCAGGTGATCCCGCTCGGGAGCCCGCCGGTCGAGGTCCGGGACGCCGCGAGCGGCGACGTCGTGACCGAGAAGTCGCTGTGGCCGATGCTGTCCCAGCAGATGGGGCCGCACTTCGGCGACAACGTCGCGTTCCCGGGCGAGGGCGAGTACGCGGTGCGGCTCACGCTGGACCCCGTCTCGGCGCGCCAGTTGGGCGACTACAGCGGGCGGTTCACCGAGTCCGTCACCGCCGAGTTCGATCTGCCGTTCCGGTACGACATCATGAACAACATCCGCGAGCAGTTCCTGGAGGAGTCCGGACAGCAGGGCGCGCTCGAACCGATGGAGACGATGGGGCGGCCGACCGGAGCGCTGCCCGAACCGGCGGCGCTGCCGGGCCGCCACGGCGGCGTCGTCAGGAGCGGCGACGCGACGTTCGCGGTGCAGGTGCTCGAACCGTCGCCGGCCGGGGTCGACAGTGCCGCCCCGTATCTGGCGGTGTCGGCCCGGACGCCGTACAACCGGTATCCGCTGCCGTTCATGGGCCTCCGCGCGACGGTCACCGACGGGAGCGAGACGCGGTTCCGCGACACCCTCCCCGCCGGCATCCACCCGGAACTGGGCTACCACTACGGCGCGGCGGTTCCCGACATCGCGATGGGCGACGACGTCACCCTGGAGGTCGGCGCGCCGCCGCAGGTCGCCCGGCACCGCGGCTACCAGACGGCGTTCATGGAGTTCGAGGCGATGACGCTCACGCTCGGCGACGGGAAGTGA
- a CDS encoding L-lactate permease, producing MADVLTLAFVGIVPIGVAFVLLAGLRWSAARAMGVGWLLATAIGLTYWSMEPDWLVASAVYGALQAVDIILIVFGAILLMNYLEGSGAIATIRWYFGQIEEDRRIQVLLIGLGFMTIIEGAAGFGTPGALAAPLFIGLGFPPLAAAVFGLYFNAPNPPFGAAGTPVIGGTGAVIEPALSGSMSVGEFLSMVSAWSGIVTGLTYVFWGLLGVFFMTYWFGDGDRSVGGAVRSTLPIAPFALLLGAVTGGTQLVIAWFVGPALPDIAAGFVVLAVGLLLANNDVLVPEREWDFPDESTWSDTWLGGLDPDEVSRDEPQKEMSVLMAWTPYLLVALALLVTRWPDLTVAGVAVLDWIQSFSVSLDSILGTELGYTLQYLYLPGTMPFIPIAILTGFLHRMDTSEMGAAWRRSIQQVAPAALTLVIAVSMTQIMIQSQTNTADLLGMMEALSRALARGAGGLLPLASPWIGAIGSFMTGSNTSSNILFSVLQYNAAETVGLSRVVVVSLQNVGGGLGNMVSVLNVAAICGVVGITGNEGDLLRKAVVPMAVYAVFAGLFGMLLTYVLVPGLF from the coding sequence ATGGCCGATGTACTTACACTTGCGTTCGTCGGTATCGTTCCGATCGGCGTCGCGTTCGTGTTGCTCGCCGGACTACGGTGGTCGGCGGCCCGCGCGATGGGCGTCGGCTGGCTGCTCGCGACCGCTATCGGACTCACGTACTGGAGCATGGAGCCCGACTGGCTGGTGGCATCGGCCGTCTACGGCGCGTTGCAGGCCGTCGACATCATCCTCATCGTCTTCGGCGCCATCCTCCTGATGAACTACTTGGAAGGGAGCGGCGCCATCGCCACCATCAGGTGGTACTTCGGCCAGATCGAGGAGGACCGGCGGATTCAGGTGCTCCTTATCGGTCTCGGCTTCATGACCATCATCGAGGGCGCGGCGGGCTTCGGTACCCCGGGCGCGCTCGCCGCCCCGCTGTTCATCGGCCTCGGGTTCCCGCCGCTGGCCGCCGCGGTGTTCGGGCTCTACTTCAACGCGCCGAACCCGCCGTTCGGCGCGGCCGGGACGCCGGTCATCGGCGGCACGGGCGCCGTCATCGAACCCGCGCTTTCCGGGTCGATGTCCGTCGGCGAGTTCCTCTCGATGGTCTCCGCGTGGTCCGGCATCGTCACGGGGCTCACGTACGTCTTCTGGGGGCTGCTCGGCGTGTTCTTCATGACCTACTGGTTCGGGGACGGCGACCGTAGCGTCGGGGGCGCCGTCCGTAGCACGCTCCCCATCGCGCCGTTCGCGCTCCTCCTCGGCGCGGTGACGGGCGGCACCCAGCTTGTGATCGCGTGGTTCGTCGGGCCCGCGCTCCCCGACATCGCCGCCGGGTTCGTCGTGCTCGCGGTCGGCCTCCTGCTCGCGAACAACGACGTGCTCGTCCCCGAGCGCGAGTGGGACTTCCCCGACGAGTCGACGTGGAGCGACACGTGGCTCGGCGGCCTCGACCCCGACGAGGTGTCCCGCGATGAGCCCCAGAAGGAGATGTCCGTCCTCATGGCGTGGACGCCGTACCTGCTCGTCGCGCTCGCCCTGCTCGTCACGCGGTGGCCGGACCTCACCGTCGCGGGCGTCGCCGTCCTCGACTGGATCCAGAGCTTCTCGGTCAGCCTCGACTCGATCCTCGGCACCGAACTCGGCTACACCCTCCAGTACCTCTACCTCCCGGGGACGATGCCGTTCATCCCCATCGCCATCCTCACCGGCTTCCTCCACCGGATGGACACGTCGGAGATGGGCGCGGCGTGGCGGCGCTCGATCCAGCAGGTCGCTCCGGCCGCACTCACGCTCGTCATCGCCGTGTCGATGACGCAGATAATGATCCAGTCGCAGACGAACACCGCGGACCTCCTCGGGATGATGGAAGCGCTCAGCCGGGCGCTCGCGAGGGGCGCCGGCGGGCTACTGCCCCTCGCCTCCCCGTGGATCGGCGCCATCGGCTCGTTCATGACCGGGAGCAACACGTCCTCGAACATCCTCTTCAGCGTCCTGCAGTACAACGCCGCCGAGACGGTCGGGCTCTCCCGGGTGGTCGTCGTGAGCCTCCAGAACGTCGGCGGCGGCCTCGGGAACATGGTGTCCGTGCTCAACGTCGCCGCCATCTGCGGCGTCGTCGGGATCACCGGAAACGAGGGCGACCTGCTGCGAAAGGCTGTCGTCCCGATGGCGGTTTACGCGGTGTTCGCCGGGCTGTTCGGGATGCTACTGACGTACGTTCTGGTTCCCGGGCTGTTCTGA
- a CDS encoding LutC/YkgG family protein, translating into MSTEPLASFESSLDEVGVELVRTTADRFESALAPLVSTPAVGASLPFEDVSLPDAVETDPTVAELDAADTGVTAAGYGIADYGSVVIQGGADGEEPVSLYADEHVAVVAASDVLPDMDAAFDRLAEDIRGGTGQAIIATGPSATADMGALVKGAHGPMDVTVVLVEDR; encoded by the coding sequence ATGTCAACCGAACCACTCGCGTCGTTCGAGTCGTCGCTCGACGAGGTCGGCGTGGAACTCGTTCGGACGACGGCGGACCGGTTCGAATCGGCGCTCGCCCCGCTCGTCAGCACCCCCGCGGTCGGCGCGTCGCTGCCCTTCGAGGACGTCTCGCTGCCGGACGCCGTCGAGACGGACCCCACGGTCGCGGAACTCGACGCAGCGGACACCGGCGTCACCGCCGCCGGCTACGGCATCGCGGACTACGGCTCCGTCGTAATCCAGGGCGGGGCCGACGGCGAGGAGCCGGTGAGCCTCTACGCCGACGAACACGTCGCGGTCGTCGCCGCAAGCGACGTCCTGCCGGACATGGACGCGGCGTTCGACCGACTCGCCGAGGACATCCGTGGCGGGACCGGACAGGCCATCATCGCGACCGGGCCGAGCGCGACGGCGGACATGGGTGCGCTCGTCAAGGGAGCCCACGGTCCGATGGACGTGACCGTCGTACTCGTGGAGGACAGATGA
- a CDS encoding LUD domain-containing protein has product MSVDDRRRKAERIRHLLDTEGDSVQGNTQVFNEGRYESTADLEDYEALKDEARAIKEDAIERLPELVDRVTEAVEANGGTVYVADDAADANRYVTEVVDGRDVVKSKSMTSEEIEVNGALEASGADVWETDLAEFVLQVADEAPSHIVAPAIHKSREEIASLFNEVFDPDEPLETAEELTRFAREHLGERILDAEVGMTGANFVTADTGTLALVTSEGNARKCVQATDTHVAVAGVEKLVPSVEDLQPFVELIGRSGTGQDITSYVSLFTPPGDSPTFGGDGDLGSGDDREFHLVLIDNGRMEMREDDDLRETLYCIRCSACANSCANFQHVGGHAFGGETYSGGIATGWEAGVHGEDSAAEFNDLCTGCSRCVNQCPVKIDIPWINTVVRDRINRGKNGNLDFLVEGLTPDEEPGGLDLQKRLFGNFDTLAKLGSAFAPLSNWVARSSVGRTVMERTVGVDSRRELPSFERESLVEWFEDRGPRVSPDEARRQVALYPDAYTNYVRTERGKAAVRVLEALDVRVDVPAAGESGRAPFSQGMVATARSNAESVYDALAPAVAAGHDIVVIEPSDLAMFRREYERLLPEDDYVALRDHSYELMEYVYGLLENGADADALPDGDGQGVAYHSHCQQRTLGLEPQTVAVLEARGFDVTTSDVECCGMAGSFGYKSEYYELSVDVGESLADQFTTDETADRTVVASGTSCLEQLDALLSRRPAHPVRLLDTR; this is encoded by the coding sequence ATGAGCGTCGACGACCGCCGGCGGAAGGCCGAACGGATCCGTCACCTCCTCGACACCGAGGGCGACAGCGTTCAGGGGAACACGCAGGTCTTCAACGAGGGCCGGTACGAGTCCACCGCTGACCTGGAGGACTACGAGGCCCTCAAGGACGAGGCCCGCGCGATCAAGGAGGACGCCATCGAACGGCTCCCCGAACTCGTCGACCGGGTCACCGAGGCCGTCGAGGCCAACGGCGGCACCGTGTACGTCGCGGACGACGCCGCCGACGCGAACCGGTACGTCACGGAGGTTGTCGACGGCCGCGACGTCGTGAAATCGAAGTCGATGACCAGCGAGGAGATCGAGGTCAACGGGGCCCTCGAAGCCAGCGGCGCGGACGTCTGGGAGACGGACCTCGCCGAGTTCGTCCTGCAGGTCGCCGACGAGGCCCCCTCACACATCGTCGCCCCGGCCATCCACAAGTCCCGCGAGGAGATCGCTTCACTGTTCAACGAGGTGTTCGATCCCGACGAGCCCCTCGAAACCGCCGAGGAGCTGACGCGGTTCGCCCGCGAGCATCTCGGCGAGCGGATCCTGGACGCCGAGGTCGGCATGACGGGGGCGAACTTCGTCACGGCGGACACCGGCACGCTCGCGCTGGTCACCAGCGAGGGCAACGCCCGCAAGTGCGTGCAGGCGACGGACACCCACGTCGCGGTCGCGGGCGTCGAAAAGCTGGTCCCGAGCGTCGAGGACCTCCAGCCGTTCGTCGAACTCATCGGCCGGTCGGGGACCGGACAGGACATCACCTCCTACGTCTCGCTTTTCACGCCGCCCGGCGACTCGCCGACCTTCGGCGGGGACGGCGACCTCGGCTCCGGCGACGACCGCGAGTTCCACCTCGTGCTCATCGACAACGGCCGGATGGAGATGCGGGAGGACGACGACCTCCGGGAGACGCTGTACTGCATCCGGTGTTCGGCGTGCGCGAACTCGTGTGCGAACTTCCAGCACGTCGGCGGCCACGCCTTCGGCGGCGAGACGTACTCCGGCGGCATCGCCACCGGCTGGGAGGCCGGGGTCCACGGCGAGGACAGCGCCGCGGAGTTCAACGACCTCTGTACGGGGTGCAGTCGGTGCGTGAACCAGTGTCCGGTCAAGATCGACATCCCGTGGATCAACACGGTCGTCCGCGACCGCATCAACCGCGGGAAAAACGGGAACCTCGACTTCCTTGTGGAGGGGCTCACCCCCGACGAGGAACCGGGCGGCCTCGACCTGCAGAAACGCCTGTTCGGGAACTTCGATACGCTCGCGAAGCTCGGGTCGGCGTTCGCGCCGCTCTCGAACTGGGTGGCGCGCTCGTCGGTCGGTCGCACGGTCATGGAGCGAACCGTCGGCGTCGACAGCCGCCGCGAGCTTCCGTCGTTCGAGCGGGAGTCACTCGTCGAGTGGTTCGAGGACCGCGGGCCGCGGGTAAGCCCCGACGAGGCACGCCGTCAGGTCGCGCTGTATCCCGACGCGTACACGAACTACGTGCGCACCGAGCGCGGGAAGGCCGCGGTCCGCGTCCTCGAAGCGCTCGACGTCCGGGTCGACGTGCCGGCCGCCGGCGAGAGCGGCCGCGCACCGTTCTCACAGGGGATGGTGGCAACCGCCCGGTCCAACGCCGAATCCGTCTACGACGCGCTCGCACCCGCCGTCGCGGCGGGCCACGACATCGTCGTCATCGAACCCTCGGATCTGGCGATGTTCCGCCGGGAGTACGAACGGCTCCTCCCCGAGGACGACTACGTCGCGCTACGGGACCACAGCTACGAACTCATGGAGTACGTCTACGGCCTGCTGGAGAACGGCGCGGACGCCGACGCGCTCCCGGACGGCGACGGCCAGGGGGTCGCCTACCACAGTCACTGCCAGCAGCGCACGCTCGGCCTCGAACCCCAGACGGTGGCGGTGCTCGAAGCCCGCGGGTTCGACGTGACGACCTCTGACGTGGAGTGTTGCGGCATGGCCGGCAGCTTCGGCTACAAGTCCGAGTACTACGAGCTCAGCGTGGACGTCGGCGAGTCCCTCGCCGACCAGTTCACGACCGACGAAACCGCGGACCGGACCGTCGTCGCCAGCGGCACGTCGTGTCTCGAACAGCTCGACGCACTGCTCTCGCGTCGGCCCGCACACCCGGTTCGGCTGCTCGACACGCGGTAG
- a CDS encoding aldehyde ferredoxin oxidoreductase family protein — protein sequence MLHAKGPLLSVDVGRRETETESIDGVLESFVGGRGVGTKLAYDRLSFNADPFGAENALYFSTGPMQASTMSFTGRMNCTGISPLTDRLISSNAGGFMSRNFADAGYGAVEITGESDELLAVHVTDEGVEFEEVPELAGATVSETNEALTADRDIGTDNLAVVGPAGENRVRFASIMTSENRAFGRGGLGAVLGAKNVKAVSFDGDSAHEYDIPSSAMDIHREAATDDHIMKRQGTTSVTDLANAMDALPTKYFERQSYEDADKINGDRVEEKKYKKGTCSACAFACKLPTKDEERGVETEGPEFETVMSFGSNPMVDDIVDVMQSNELCDEYGLDTISCGDVVSAYVAAEDEWGNADLVHETVEKIAHREGIGDDLAEGVARVHDDLGVEDWTVKGMEFPAHDGRKLNGQGLSYAVANRGADHMYAVFYSYEYPLVGKDQAMDPAGLEGKPPALVEKENQMALNDSGVVCKFSRDFMTPERYEMLFGADYEDLLAVGGRIVDLERAFNNERGYDRGEDALPYEIEGLEAALDEYYEHRGWTDDGVVPEDQRPASA from the coding sequence ATGCTACACGCGAAAGGGCCGCTGCTCTCGGTGGACGTCGGTCGGCGGGAGACCGAAACGGAATCGATCGACGGGGTGCTGGAGTCGTTCGTCGGCGGTCGCGGCGTCGGGACGAAACTCGCCTACGACCGGCTGTCGTTCAACGCCGACCCGTTCGGGGCGGAGAACGCCCTCTACTTCTCGACCGGACCGATGCAGGCGTCGACGATGAGCTTCACCGGGCGGATGAACTGCACGGGGATCTCGCCGCTGACCGACCGGCTGATCTCCTCGAACGCCGGCGGGTTCATGTCGCGGAACTTCGCCGATGCGGGCTACGGGGCCGTCGAGATCACCGGCGAGAGCGACGAACTCCTCGCCGTCCACGTCACCGACGAGGGCGTCGAGTTCGAGGAGGTGCCGGAGCTGGCAGGCGCGACCGTCAGCGAGACCAACGAGGCGCTGACCGCGGACCGAGACATCGGCACCGACAACCTCGCCGTCGTCGGGCCGGCGGGCGAGAACCGGGTCCGATTCGCGTCGATCATGACCAGCGAGAACCGCGCGTTCGGCCGCGGCGGCCTCGGCGCGGTCCTCGGCGCGAAAAACGTCAAGGCGGTCAGCTTCGACGGCGACTCCGCACACGAGTACGACATCCCGTCCTCCGCGATGGACATCCACCGCGAGGCCGCGACCGACGACCACATCATGAAGCGGCAGGGGACGACCAGCGTCACCGACCTCGCGAACGCGATGGACGCGCTCCCGACGAAGTACTTCGAGCGCCAGTCCTACGAGGACGCGGACAAGATAAACGGCGACCGCGTCGAGGAGAAGAAGTACAAGAAGGGGACCTGCTCGGCCTGCGCGTTCGCCTGCAAGCTCCCGACGAAAGACGAGGAGCGCGGGGTCGAGACCGAGGGTCCGGAGTTCGAGACGGTGATGTCGTTCGGCAGCAACCCGATGGTCGACGACATCGTCGACGTGATGCAGTCCAACGAACTCTGTGACGAGTACGGCCTCGACACCATCTCCTGTGGCGACGTGGTGTCGGCGTACGTCGCGGCCGAGGACGAGTGGGGCAACGCCGACCTGGTCCACGAGACGGTCGAGAAGATCGCCCACCGCGAGGGCATCGGCGACGACCTCGCGGAGGGGGTCGCCCGCGTCCACGACGACCTCGGCGTCGAGGACTGGACGGTCAAGGGGATGGAGTTCCCCGCCCACGACGGCCGGAAGCTCAACGGCCAGGGGCTGAGCTACGCGGTCGCGAACCGCGGGGCCGACCACATGTACGCCGTGTTCTACTCCTACGAGTACCCCCTCGTCGGCAAGGACCAGGCGATGGACCCGGCGGGGCTGGAGGGCAAGCCGCCCGCGCTGGTCGAGAAGGAAAACCAGATGGCGCTGAACGACAGCGGCGTCGTCTGCAAGTTCTCGCGGGACTTCATGACGCCCGAGCGCTACGAGATGCTGTTCGGCGCGGACTACGAGGACCTGCTGGCCGTCGGCGGGCGGATCGTCGACCTCGAACGCGCGTTCAACAACGAGCGCGGCTACGACCGCGGCGAGGACGCGCTCCCCTACGAGATAGAGGGGCTAGAGGCCGCGCTCGACGAATACTACGAGCACCGCGGCTGGACGGACGACGGCGTCGTCCCCGAGGACCAGCGGCCGGCGTCGGCATAG
- a CDS encoding tautomerase family protein, giving the protein MPLLQFDTTLSPSDEAKRALADSVTDSYTAEMATSAGHVAVTIREREPADMHLGRAVDGPLLFLDAQIRRGRSFDRKRAFALDVFAFVGERFDVPDENMKAVFTEHPGESMMGVDRVGGEWDGE; this is encoded by the coding sequence ATGCCGCTGCTTCAGTTCGACACGACCCTCTCGCCGTCGGACGAGGCGAAACGGGCGCTGGCGGATAGCGTGACCGACAGCTACACCGCCGAGATGGCGACTTCGGCCGGCCACGTCGCGGTGACGATCCGCGAGCGGGAACCGGCCGACATGCACCTCGGGCGGGCGGTCGATGGGCCGCTGCTCTTCCTCGACGCCCAGATACGGCGGGGGCGGTCGTTCGACCGCAAGCGCGCGTTCGCGCTCGACGTCTTCGCGTTCGTCGGGGAGCGGTTCGACGTGCCCGACGAGAACATGAAAGCCGTGTTCACCGAACACCCCGGCGAGTCGATGATGGGGGTCGACCGGGTCGGCGGCGAGTGGGACGGGGAGTGA